The following coding sequences lie in one Populus trichocarpa isolate Nisqually-1 chromosome 14, P.trichocarpa_v4.1, whole genome shotgun sequence genomic window:
- the LOC7466307 gene encoding uncharacterized protein LOC7466307 isoform X1 codes for MEREKKEVIKLERESVIPILKPKLIMTLANLIEHGSDRAEFVKLCKRVEYTIRAWYLLQFEDLMQLYSLFDPVSGAKKLEQQNLSPTEIDVLEQNFLTYLFQVMDKSNFKITSDDEIEVALSGQYLLNVPIKVDESKLDKKLLKTYFADHPHENLPDFSDKYIIFRRGIGIDKTTDYFVLEKVDMLIGRLWGSLLRVTRLDKIFARKPRGQHKKDLKKNDDLNSEEDQDDLFVERIRLEKMDLSVKNLLRKTTIQEPTFDRIIVVYRRAAPKSKTERGIYVKHFKNIPMADLEIVLPEKKNPGLTPMDWVKFLVSAVVGLVAMSGSVEMLKADLWVIFAVLSTVVGYCAKTYFTFQQNMASYQNLTTQSMYDKQLDSGKGTLLHLCDDVIQQEVKEVIMSFFILMEQGKATRQDLDLRCEQLIKEEFDESCNFDVDDAVEKLEKLGIVARDSLGRYCCVSLRRANEIIGTTTEELVLKAQQGVMTNP; via the exons ATGGAGAGGGAGAAGAAAGAGGTGATCAAATTGGAAAGGGAATCAGTAATCCCAATTCTGAAACCAAAGCTCATCATGACCTTGGCCAACCTCATTG AACATGGCTCTGACAGGGCGGAGTTTGTAAAACTATGTAAGAGAGTCGAGTACACCATACGAGCTTGGTATCTTCTGCAGTTTGAAGATTTGATG CAACTGTATTCTCTCTTTGACCCTGTGTCCGGGGCTAAGAAATTGGAGCAGCAGAACCTATCTCCTACTGAAATTGATGTACTTGAACAGAATTTCCTAACTTACTTATTTCAG GTGATGGATAAGAGCAACTTCAAGATAACAAGTGATGACGAGATTGAGGTTGCACTCTCTGGACAGTATCTTCTAAATGTTCCTATCAAAGTTGATGAATCCAAG CTTGACAAGAAACTTTTGAAGACGTACTTTGCTGATCATCCTCATGAAAACCTCCCAGACTTTTCTGATAAG TACATTATCTTTCGGCGTGGGATTGGAATTGATAAAACAACTGATTATTTTGTCCTGGAGAAAGTGGACATGCTCATTGGACGTCTTTGGGGATCTCTTTTAAGAGTAACTCG GCTAGACAAAATTTTCGCAAGAAAGCCAAGGGGACAGCATAAGAAAGATTTAAAGAAGAACGATGACCTTAACTCCGAAGAAGATCAGGATGATTTATTTGTCGAAAGAATCCGACTGGAAAAAATGGATTTAAG TGTTAAAAATTTGCTGAGAAAGACTACAATACAAGAGCCTACATTTGATAGGATTATAGTCGTTTACAG GAGAGCAGCTCCAAAATCAAAAACAGAACGAGGGATATATGtgaaacatttcaaaaacattccaATGGCTGATTTGGAAATAGTTCTT cctgaaaagaaaaacccagGGTTAACTCCAATGGACTGGGTCAAGTTCCTGGTTTCTGCTGTAGTTGGGCTG GTTGCTATGTCTGGTTCAGTTGAGATGCTTAAGGCTGATCTTTGGGTCATTTTTGCTGTCCTTTCCACAGTTGTTGGTTACTGTGCTAAAACATACTTCAC ATTTCAGCAAAATATGGCTTCATATCAGAACTTAACAACACAGTCCATGTATGATAAACAACTAGATAGTGGAAAGGGCACTCTTCTTCACCTGTGTGATGATGTGATTCAACAGGAA GTCAAAGAGGTTATCATGTCCTTCTTTATATTGATGGAACAGGGCAAAGCTACTAGGCAG GATTTGGATTTGCGTTGTGAGCAACTGATTAAAGAAGAGTTTGATGAGAGCTGTAATTTTGATGTGGATGATGCAGTTGAAAAGTTGGAGAAGCTGGGCATCGTTGCTCGG GATTCTCTTGGACGATATTGTTGTGTTTCGCTAAGACGTGCTAATGAGATTATTGGCACCACAACTGAAGAGCTCGTTCTCAAGGCACAGCAGGGTGTTATGACTAATCCTTGA
- the LOC7466307 gene encoding uncharacterized protein LOC7466307 isoform X2, with product MEREKKEVIKLERESVIPILKPKLIMTLANLIEHGSDRAEFVKLCKRVEYTIRAWYLLQFEDLMQLYSLFDPVSGAKKLEQQNLSPTEIDVLEQNFLTYLFQVMDKSNFKITSDDEIEVALSGQYLLNVPIKVDESKLDKKLLKTYFADHPHENLPDFSDKYIIFRRGIGIDKTTDYFVLEKVDMLIGRLWGSLLRVTRLDKIFARKPRGQHKKDLKKNDDLNSEEDQDDLFVERIRLEKMDLRRAAPKSKTERGIYVKHFKNIPMADLEIVLPEKKNPGLTPMDWVKFLVSAVVGLVAMSGSVEMLKADLWVIFAVLSTVVGYCAKTYFTFQQNMASYQNLTTQSMYDKQLDSGKGTLLHLCDDVIQQEVKEVIMSFFILMEQGKATRQDLDLRCEQLIKEEFDESCNFDVDDAVEKLEKLGIVARDSLGRYCCVSLRRANEIIGTTTEELVLKAQQGVMTNP from the exons ATGGAGAGGGAGAAGAAAGAGGTGATCAAATTGGAAAGGGAATCAGTAATCCCAATTCTGAAACCAAAGCTCATCATGACCTTGGCCAACCTCATTG AACATGGCTCTGACAGGGCGGAGTTTGTAAAACTATGTAAGAGAGTCGAGTACACCATACGAGCTTGGTATCTTCTGCAGTTTGAAGATTTGATG CAACTGTATTCTCTCTTTGACCCTGTGTCCGGGGCTAAGAAATTGGAGCAGCAGAACCTATCTCCTACTGAAATTGATGTACTTGAACAGAATTTCCTAACTTACTTATTTCAG GTGATGGATAAGAGCAACTTCAAGATAACAAGTGATGACGAGATTGAGGTTGCACTCTCTGGACAGTATCTTCTAAATGTTCCTATCAAAGTTGATGAATCCAAG CTTGACAAGAAACTTTTGAAGACGTACTTTGCTGATCATCCTCATGAAAACCTCCCAGACTTTTCTGATAAG TACATTATCTTTCGGCGTGGGATTGGAATTGATAAAACAACTGATTATTTTGTCCTGGAGAAAGTGGACATGCTCATTGGACGTCTTTGGGGATCTCTTTTAAGAGTAACTCG GCTAGACAAAATTTTCGCAAGAAAGCCAAGGGGACAGCATAAGAAAGATTTAAAGAAGAACGATGACCTTAACTCCGAAGAAGATCAGGATGATTTATTTGTCGAAAGAATCCGACTGGAAAAAATGGATTTAAG GAGAGCAGCTCCAAAATCAAAAACAGAACGAGGGATATATGtgaaacatttcaaaaacattccaATGGCTGATTTGGAAATAGTTCTT cctgaaaagaaaaacccagGGTTAACTCCAATGGACTGGGTCAAGTTCCTGGTTTCTGCTGTAGTTGGGCTG GTTGCTATGTCTGGTTCAGTTGAGATGCTTAAGGCTGATCTTTGGGTCATTTTTGCTGTCCTTTCCACAGTTGTTGGTTACTGTGCTAAAACATACTTCAC ATTTCAGCAAAATATGGCTTCATATCAGAACTTAACAACACAGTCCATGTATGATAAACAACTAGATAGTGGAAAGGGCACTCTTCTTCACCTGTGTGATGATGTGATTCAACAGGAA GTCAAAGAGGTTATCATGTCCTTCTTTATATTGATGGAACAGGGCAAAGCTACTAGGCAG GATTTGGATTTGCGTTGTGAGCAACTGATTAAAGAAGAGTTTGATGAGAGCTGTAATTTTGATGTGGATGATGCAGTTGAAAAGTTGGAGAAGCTGGGCATCGTTGCTCGG GATTCTCTTGGACGATATTGTTGTGTTTCGCTAAGACGTGCTAATGAGATTATTGGCACCACAACTGAAGAGCTCGTTCTCAAGGCACAGCAGGGTGTTATGACTAATCCTTGA
- the LOC7466308 gene encoding uncharacterized protein LOC7466308: MGKKKKKDIIHLEKESVIPILKHKLIAALANRISIERSRSDVDEFLKLCQRVEYTIRAWYLLQFEDLMRLYSFFEPIHGAKKLEQQNLTPEEIDVFEQNFLASLFQVMEKSNFKIATDEEIEVALSAQYRLNLPIVVNENKLDKRLFTSYFAAHPQDDLPCFADKFIIFRRGFGIDHLNSYFIMPKINTIISRFWRCFLKVTGLKRLFFRKRNAHITEVPKSIEISMDNSDEGLYVERIRIEKIKLSISNLLGKVTIQEPTFDRIIVVYRRASAKKARARNIYVKHFKSIPMADMEIVLPEKKNPGLTPVDWVKFIVSAVIGLITVIGSLSNPKADIRVILAILTSVVGYCVKTYFTFQNNLVSYQSLITQSVYDKQLDSGRGTLLHLCDDVIQQEVKEVIVSFFILMVQGKATRQELDQRCEELITEEFNEKCNFDVDDALQKLQKLGIVAKDPAGKYACTDLKHANEIIGTTTEELVLKANQGDSSFGR, encoded by the exons atggggaagaagaagaagaaagacatAATACACTTGGAGAAGGAATCTGTGATTCCAATTCTCAAGCACAAGCTTATTGCTGCCTTAGCAAACCGCATTAGTATTG AACGTAGCAGATCTGATGTTGATGAGTTCCTGAAGCTCTGCCAGAGAGTTGAATACACAATTAGAGCTTGGTACCTTCTGCAATTTGAAGATCTCATG CGATTGTATTCCTTCTTTGAGCCTATTCATGGTGCTAAAAAACTGGAGCAGCAGAATCTCACTCCTGAAgaaattgatgtttttgaaCAGAATTTCTTAGCCTCCTTATTTCAG GTGATGGAAAAGAGTAATTTCAAAATTGCAACTGATGAGGAGATTGAAGTTGCACTCTCTGCACAATATCGGCTTAATCTACCAATTGTGGTTAATGAAAATAAG CTTGACAAGAGGCTTTTTACAAGTTACTTTGCAGCGCATCCTCAGGATGACCTTCCATGCTTCGCTGATAAG TTCATAATCTTTCGACGCGGCTTTGGAATTGATCATTTGAATAGTTACTTTATCATGCCGAAGATAAATACCATCATTTCCCGTTTCTGGAGATGTTTTCTAAAAGTAACAGG GTTAAAAAGACTTTTCTTCAGAAAGCGAAATGCGCATATTACCGAAGTTCCAAAATCTATTGAAATCAGCATGGATAACAGTGATGAAGGTTTATATGTTGAACGAATCCGCATCGAGAAAATAAAACTCAG CATATCTAATCTCCTGGGCAAGGTTACAATCCAAGAACCTACATTTGATCGAATAATTGTTGTTTACAG GCGAGCGAGTGCCAAAAAAGCAAGAGCACGGAATATTTATGTGAAGCATTTTAAGAGTATTCCAATGGCTGATATGGAGATAGTACTT CCAGAAAAGAAGAATCCTGGTTTAACTCCAGTGGATTGGGTTAAGTTCATTGTTTCTGCTGTGATTGGACTG ATTACTGTAATTGGTTCGCTTAGCAATCCTAAAGCTGACATCCGGGTGATTCTCGCTATCCTGACATCAGTGGTTGGTTACTGTGTTAAAACATACTTCAC ATTCCAGAATAACTTGGTTTCATATCAGAGCTTAATCACACAGTCTGTGTATGACAAACAACTGGACAGTGGAAGGGGTACTCTTCTTCACTTGTGTGATGATGTGATTCAACAGGAA GTAAAAGAGGTGATTGTTTCATTCTTTATCTTGATGGTACAAGGAAAAGCCACTAGACAG GAACTTGACCAGCGTTGTGAAGAACTCATTACTGAAGAATTCAATGAAAAATGTAATTTCGATGTGGATGATGCACTTCAAAAGTTGCAGAAGTTAGGAATTGTTGCTAAg GATCCTGCCGGAAAGTACGCATGCACAGACTTGAAGCATGCTAATGAGATAATCGGAACCACAACAGAGGAGTTGGTGCTTAAAGCCAACCAAGGTGATAGCAGTTTTGGACGCTGA